CCTCTATAACGAAGTCGTCCCGGAGCCTAGCTGGTAAACCCATATATCAGCACCTCATTCCCCGTCCTTGGGGGCTGTAAAGGGTGCGTATACTAATCGTTGGCGCAGGTAAACTCGGCTCGCTACTAGCCAAGAGGCTCTCAGAGAAGGGGCACGAAATAATAGTTATCGACAAGGACGAGAAAAAAGCCAGAAAGGTGGCAGAAGAAGCAGACGTAGCATCGTACGCAAGAGACGCGACCGACCCATCAACCTACGATGAGGTTAACATAGCCAACATAGATGTCGTGGTAGCCGCGACAAATAGGGATGAGGTCAACCTGTTCGCCGCGTTAATGGCCAGGGAATATGGCGTGCCCCGCGTAATAGTTAAGGTTAGGGATAGTAGGATAGCACAAATACTATCAAGAATAGGCATAGCCGAGCATATAGTAGTTGAGCCCCGGGTCATAGGCTCGATAGTTGAGGGCGTGATAGAGGGCAAGTATAACGTAGTAGAGCTAGTACCTGTCTACATAGGCGGGTTTAGACTGGTAACAATAACCATAGCTGAAGGCAGTAGCGTCGAGGGACAGCTCCTTGACGAGGTAAAGTATCCACGGCACGGAGTGAAAATACTAGCAGTATTTGATGGCGAAGAGTTCCACGACCCGGGCGAGATTCTACGCCTCGAGGCTGGCTATCAGATTATAGCGCTAGTTCGTGACGACATAGTGGAGGAATTCCTTGAAGCATTTAGATAGTCTAGAAAGAGTCTGCATCCCTGCCTGGGGGTGCAACTGGAGCTTGTCATCGAATGTAACTGCCCAGACGCTGTCCGTAGATAATGTAACTAGCTTTATAAACCAGGCAATGATATTCGTGAAGGCGCAGTTGTTAACACCATTATTACAACTACTTATAGTCTTCGTAATAGTGTATCTGTTCTTGCGTGCTGTAAAATCGCTACTTCTACGCCTACAGAAACGCGACATAGTATCGAGTACATTGTCCGAGCAAATCTACAGACTTGTATCCCTTGCTACATACGCGGTAACAATAATAACTCTAATCTACATGTTCACTAGCGCCCGAGAAGTAATATACATACTTATAGTCATATTAGCTGTAATACTACTCTCAAACTGGAGCATCATAGCGGATGTCTCGGCATATTACATAATGCTAGCTTTTAAGCAAAGCCATAGAGCGGCCACGCTTGTGGAACTACCCCGGCTCGGTATAAAAGGCAAGATAATAGGAACGGGGCTTTTCTATACACGTATTAGGACTCTGTCCGGTAAGATAGCCTATGTGCCGAACCATGTGATAGTAAGTGAGCCAATAGTACAGCTGACCAACGTTCAAAGCACAGTCATGCTAGAGATAGAAGTTGACACGCCGAGGCTAGAGAAAGGCAACCCAGTAGAATACCTTGAAAGGACAATTAGAAGCATACTCGGCGAAGCCCGGCTAGCTACGAGACCACAAGACGTCACAGTACTAGTAACTAGTGCCGATAGCAACCGTATAAGGCTGGAGATCCATGTACCCGTAATGGGTGCAGAACCGAGACCAGCAACAATAAACAGTATAATTGCTGAGCTCATCGACGAGCTAGGGGAATTGTCGCCATCCATAAAGTTGAAGCCTCTAGCCTAGGCCAGACGCAAGGCTATTAGTGGATGGCAGTACTGCTAACACCAATGCGGCAGGGGCAAGCTAACGGTGGTGACGATGCCAAGAGGGAAAAAGGATCCATATGTCTGCCCTAGGTGCGGTACCAGGACAGAGCCGACCAAGACATGGCAGCTGGTTTCTCCATTTCCTGATGCAAAGGGCCGCATAACAATAACAGTAATGGGTAGCTTTGTATGCCCTGAGTGCGGCCACCGATGGAGAAGCGTAGTATCAAAGATTAAGGTGGGTGGTAGCGAGGTCGAGGTAGAATCCGGTAAAGGCGCTAAGGCGGCCATAAAGAATGAAAAGGAGAAGGAAGAGCGGAGAGGAGAGATAATAGAGATAGACATAGACGACATCGACGAAGAGTAGCTGGGATAGGTTAACCCCCATAGAAATGAGCTTAGGGGTCTTTTAATGGACGCCGAAATGAAGGCAACTCTGAAGACACTGGCAATCGTGGTAGCGATTGCCGCGGTACTAGTGCTGGCAAAGAATAGCATTGGAGAGAGACTAGGCATCTCTACGCCGTTCGTGGTAGTTGAAGGCTATAGCATGTTGCCTACGCTGTACAACGGCGACATAGTAATAGTTTAT
The window above is part of the Pyrodictium abyssi genome. Proteins encoded here:
- a CDS encoding TrkA family potassium uptake protein codes for the protein MRILIVGAGKLGSLLAKRLSEKGHEIIVIDKDEKKARKVAEEADVASYARDATDPSTYDEVNIANIDVVVAATNRDEVNLFAALMAREYGVPRVIVKVRDSRIAQILSRIGIAEHIVVEPRVIGSIVEGVIEGKYNVVELVPVYIGGFRLVTITIAEGSSVEGQLLDEVKYPRHGVKILAVFDGEEFHDPGEILRLEAGYQIIALVRDDIVEEFLEAFR
- a CDS encoding mechanosensitive ion channel domain-containing protein, whose amino-acid sequence is MSSNVTAQTLSVDNVTSFINQAMIFVKAQLLTPLLQLLIVFVIVYLFLRAVKSLLLRLQKRDIVSSTLSEQIYRLVSLATYAVTIITLIYMFTSAREVIYILIVILAVILLSNWSIIADVSAYYIMLAFKQSHRAATLVELPRLGIKGKIIGTGLFYTRIRTLSGKIAYVPNHVIVSEPIVQLTNVQSTVMLEIEVDTPRLEKGNPVEYLERTIRSILGEARLATRPQDVTVLVTSADSNRIRLEIHVPVMGAEPRPATINSIIAELIDELGELSPSIKLKPLA
- a CDS encoding chromatin protein Cren7, with product MPRGKKDPYVCPRCGTRTEPTKTWQLVSPFPDAKGRITITVMGSFVCPECGHRWRSVVSKIKVGGSEVEVESGKGAKAAIKNEKEKEERRGEIIEIDIDDIDEE